A genomic stretch from Vibrio algarum includes:
- a CDS encoding GAF domain-containing protein, whose protein sequence is MDLKNYQTLTKQAIAIIESEKNLVANLSNISALLNMELADLNWVGFYLMDNTELVLGPFQGKPACVRIPVGKGVCGTAVATNSVQRVQNVHNFEGHIACDSESMSELVIPFSISGKIAGVLDIDSPKISRFSEIDQQGMTNLMSEVEKVLNSQAIEA, encoded by the coding sequence ATGGATCTAAAGAACTACCAAACGCTAACCAAACAGGCAATAGCTATAATTGAGTCAGAAAAAAACCTCGTTGCTAATCTCTCTAATATTAGTGCATTGCTGAATATGGAGCTAGCGGATCTGAATTGGGTAGGTTTTTATTTGATGGACAACACCGAATTAGTGTTGGGTCCATTCCAAGGAAAACCGGCTTGTGTACGCATTCCTGTGGGTAAAGGAGTGTGTGGTACCGCTGTAGCAACTAATAGCGTACAAAGAGTTCAAAATGTACATAATTTCGAAGGACACATTGCTTGCGATTCCGAAAGTATGTCCGAATTAGTTATCCCTTTTTCTATTTCAGGCAAAATTGCGGGTGTTCTTGATATCGATAGCCCTAAAATCTCGCGTTTTAGCGAAATTGATCAGCAAGGAATGACGAATTTGATGTCAGAAGTAGAAAAGGTGCTCAATTCACAGGCTATCGAGGCATAA
- the pepN gene encoding aminopeptidase N produces MSQQPQEAPTAKYRKDYQSPSHSITHIDLEFDLYDKETIITAVSKIKQLKGSDSLTLEGEQLKLLGVYVDGKQWSDYKETNGSLIINGLPKEFELTVKTEVNPEENSSLEGLYKSGGAFCTQCEAEGFRRITYYMDRPDVLAVFTSKVIAEKSLYPYLLSNGNKIGSGELENGRHWVQWQDPHPKPAYLFALVAGDFDLLSDSYKTVSGRDVALEIYVDKGNLDRANHAMLSLQNSMKWDEQRFGLEYDLDNYMIVAVDFFNMGAMENKGLNVFNSKFVLANEKTATDTDYLGIEAVIGHEYFHNWTGNRVTCRDWFQLSLKEGLTVFRDQEFSSDLGSRAVNRINNVRIIRGPQFAEDASPMSHPIRPDKVIEMNNFYTLTVYEKGSEVIRMMHTLLGELSFQKGMKLYFERHDGTAATCDDFVAAMQDASGVDLTQFKRWYSQSGTPTINVITSYNSDQKTYNLIVEQSTKPTQEQQEKLPLHIPLDIELYDVDGNVIPLQCNGKSVSNVLNITDEKQEFTFDSVDEKPIVSLLREFSAPVKLVYDYSDQELMFLMVHATNEFARWDAGQMLLAKHIKINVDNVQKGEAFELSESVLDAFRGVLLSRELDPAFIAEMLSLPSQNEVAGWFKPVDVDAIYSVLKSIKVAIATGLEDELSAVYGSLSQDSYSIEHDAIGKRALRNTALGYLCYLAQGNELVKLQYQNANNMTDTMAALSSANQAQLQCREDLMNDFSEKWTHDGLVMDKWFAMQGTNPSEDALGVVKKTMNHAAFTMKNPNRIRSLVGSFLTANPVHFHAKDGSGYLFVGEILTELNQSNPQVASRLIDPLLKYRNYDESRQILMRAELEKLSKLENLAKDLFEKVTKALDS; encoded by the coding sequence ATGTCTCAACAACCCCAAGAAGCACCAACCGCAAAGTATCGCAAAGATTACCAATCACCGTCACATTCTATTACTCATATCGATTTAGAATTTGACCTTTATGATAAAGAAACAATCATCACAGCGGTCTCTAAAATTAAGCAACTGAAGGGAAGTGATTCACTTACATTAGAAGGTGAACAGTTAAAGCTGTTAGGCGTTTATGTTGATGGTAAGCAGTGGTCAGATTATAAAGAAACAAATGGTAGTCTAATCATAAATGGGCTTCCAAAGGAATTTGAATTAACAGTTAAAACAGAAGTAAACCCAGAAGAAAACAGCAGCTTAGAGGGTTTATATAAGTCTGGTGGTGCATTCTGTACTCAGTGCGAAGCAGAAGGTTTTCGTAGGATCACCTATTATATGGACCGTCCAGATGTACTTGCAGTATTTACGTCAAAAGTTATTGCAGAAAAATCACTGTACCCATATTTGCTGAGTAACGGCAATAAAATTGGGTCTGGAGAATTAGAAAATGGGCGTCATTGGGTACAATGGCAAGACCCACATCCAAAACCAGCTTATTTATTTGCTCTTGTTGCTGGTGACTTTGACCTACTATCAGATAGTTATAAAACGGTTTCTGGTAGAGACGTTGCTTTAGAGATTTATGTTGATAAAGGAAATCTCGATAGAGCTAATCATGCGATGTTATCTTTACAGAACTCGATGAAATGGGATGAGCAACGGTTTGGCTTGGAGTACGATCTTGATAACTATATGATCGTGGCTGTAGATTTTTTCAATATGGGAGCCATGGAGAACAAGGGTCTCAATGTCTTTAATTCAAAATTTGTATTAGCAAATGAAAAGACAGCAACCGATACAGATTACCTCGGTATTGAAGCGGTAATAGGGCACGAATATTTCCATAACTGGACTGGCAACAGAGTAACTTGCCGTGATTGGTTCCAACTGAGTTTAAAGGAAGGATTAACCGTATTTAGAGATCAAGAGTTTTCATCTGATCTTGGTTCGCGTGCTGTCAATCGAATTAATAATGTCAGAATTATTCGCGGCCCACAGTTTGCGGAAGATGCTAGCCCAATGTCCCATCCGATTCGCCCGGACAAAGTTATAGAAATGAATAATTTCTATACGCTTACCGTATACGAAAAGGGCAGTGAGGTCATTCGTATGATGCATACGCTTTTAGGTGAGTTAAGCTTCCAAAAAGGTATGAAGTTATATTTTGAACGTCATGATGGTACTGCGGCTACTTGTGATGATTTTGTTGCAGCTATGCAAGATGCGTCTGGTGTAGACTTAACACAGTTTAAGCGTTGGTATAGTCAATCTGGAACGCCGACGATCAATGTTATAACTTCATATAACAGTGACCAGAAAACGTATAACCTCATAGTTGAACAGTCTACAAAACCAACTCAGGAGCAACAAGAAAAACTGCCTCTACATATACCATTAGATATTGAGTTATATGACGTCGATGGAAATGTTATTCCGTTACAATGTAACGGTAAGTCCGTCAGTAATGTATTAAATATTACCGATGAAAAACAAGAGTTTACATTCGACAGTGTTGACGAAAAACCAATTGTTTCATTGTTGCGCGAGTTTTCAGCGCCAGTAAAACTTGTCTATGACTATAGTGATCAAGAGCTTATGTTTTTGATGGTACATGCGACTAACGAGTTTGCTCGATGGGATGCAGGTCAAATGCTGTTGGCCAAACATATCAAGATAAATGTAGACAATGTACAAAAAGGCGAAGCCTTTGAACTATCCGAAAGTGTACTAGATGCATTCAGAGGCGTTTTACTTAGTAGAGAATTAGATCCTGCCTTTATCGCAGAGATGTTATCTTTGCCAAGCCAGAATGAAGTTGCAGGGTGGTTTAAACCTGTAGATGTCGATGCTATTTATTCGGTATTGAAATCAATTAAAGTTGCTATCGCAACTGGTTTGGAAGATGAACTATCAGCAGTATATGGGTCTTTATCTCAAGACAGTTACAGTATCGAGCATGACGCAATTGGTAAACGAGCGCTAAGAAATACAGCGTTAGGCTATCTTTGCTACTTAGCACAAGGTAACGAACTCGTTAAACTTCAGTACCAAAATGCGAATAACATGACTGATACTATGGCTGCACTGTCATCCGCTAACCAAGCTCAGCTTCAATGTCGTGAGGATCTTATGAATGATTTTAGCGAAAAATGGACTCATGATGGTTTAGTGATGGATAAATGGTTTGCTATGCAAGGTACAAATCCATCTGAAGATGCGCTTGGGGTCGTGAAGAAAACGATGAATCATGCAGCATTTACTATGAAGAATCCAAATAGGATCCGTAGTTTAGTTGGCTCATTCCTAACCGCAAATCCAGTTCATTTCCACGCAAAAGACGGTTCAGGTTACCTTTTCGTTGGCGAGATTTTGACAGAATTAAATCAAAGCAACCCTCAAGTTGCCTCTAGACTCATTGATCCTCTGTTAAAATATCGTAATTACGATGAATCTAGACAGATATTAATGCGTGCAGAGTTGGAAAAATTGTCTAAATTGGAAAACCTAGCAAAAGACTTGTTTGAAAAAGTGACTAAAGCACTTGATTCGTAG
- the prc gene encoding carboxy terminal-processing peptidase translates to MNCRLKLTIVAACISIAASAQALESKISKDQLPTLEPEVQHQTASKRVTSRFTRSHYKHFSLDDDFSKAMFERYLEMLDYNRNIFTQADIDSFSDWSIELDDQLKIGNNQIAFDVYNLAMERRFERYVYALSALDKEIKFDVDESIDLDRSEASWAKSSKELDELWRKRVKYDALSLKLTDKEWPEIKEMLEKRYNNAIKRITQAKSEDAFQIYMNAFARQVDPHTSYLSPRNAEQFQSEMSLSLEGIGAVLQMTDDYTVIRSLVAGGPASKSKELTDGDRIIGVGQENAEIVDVIGWRLDDVVQLIKGPKGTKVTLNILPEGKSAKSHNVTIVRDKVRLEDRAVKSEIIERDGKKIGVLEVPSFYVGLSKDTDKLIAELLEKSIDGIIVDLRNNGGGALTEATALSGLFIKKGPVVQVRDSYGRVNVNSDTDDISSYDGPLTVLTNRYSASASEIFAAAMQDYGRAIILGEQTFGKGTVQQHRSLNHIYDLFDKELGYVQYTIQKFYRIDGGSTQNKGVVPDISYPTAIDPEETGESVEDNALPWDSIDRAAYDVLKVRDEQINKLELLHTQRISTDREFGFIAEDIEQYKQEKDDNSLSLNEKTRQAKIEDREAKRLARINQRQKALGEKEFASLDDVDKDYEAPDAYLDESVAIMVDMIKAKSSS, encoded by the coding sequence ATGAATTGCCGTTTAAAACTGACTATAGTCGCCGCATGCATTAGCATTGCGGCTTCTGCACAAGCTTTAGAATCTAAAATATCTAAAGACCAACTTCCAACACTTGAACCAGAAGTTCAACATCAAACCGCGAGTAAGAGAGTTACATCTCGGTTTACTCGATCTCATTATAAGCATTTTAGTCTAGATGATGATTTTTCTAAGGCCATGTTTGAGCGCTACTTAGAAATGCTTGATTATAATAGAAACATATTTACGCAAGCGGATATTGACTCGTTTTCAGATTGGTCTATAGAGTTAGATGATCAGCTTAAAATTGGTAATAATCAGATTGCTTTTGATGTTTATAATCTTGCAATGGAAAGACGATTTGAGCGTTATGTCTATGCGTTGTCTGCTTTAGATAAAGAGATAAAATTTGATGTTGATGAGTCTATTGATTTAGACCGTTCTGAAGCTTCTTGGGCTAAAAGCTCCAAAGAACTCGATGAATTGTGGCGTAAACGTGTTAAATATGATGCGTTAAGTCTCAAGTTAACCGATAAAGAGTGGCCAGAGATTAAAGAGATGCTTGAAAAGCGTTACAACAACGCGATCAAGCGTATTACTCAAGCCAAAAGTGAAGACGCATTTCAAATTTATATGAATGCCTTTGCTAGACAAGTCGATCCTCACACCAGTTATCTTTCTCCACGTAATGCTGAACAGTTCCAATCAGAGATGAGCTTGTCTCTAGAAGGAATTGGTGCTGTATTGCAAATGACCGATGACTATACTGTGATTCGTTCACTTGTTGCTGGTGGTCCAGCGTCAAAAAGCAAAGAACTTACTGATGGTGACAGAATCATTGGTGTTGGCCAAGAAAACGCCGAGATAGTTGATGTTATTGGTTGGCGTTTAGACGACGTAGTTCAATTAATTAAAGGTCCGAAAGGTACTAAGGTTACATTGAATATTTTACCTGAAGGTAAAAGTGCAAAAAGTCACAACGTAACAATTGTGCGAGATAAAGTCCGCCTTGAAGACAGAGCCGTTAAATCAGAAATTATCGAAAGAGACGGTAAAAAAATAGGTGTTCTTGAAGTCCCTAGCTTTTATGTTGGGCTTTCAAAAGATACAGATAAACTAATCGCTGAACTTCTTGAAAAGTCTATCGATGGAATTATCGTTGACCTAAGGAATAACGGTGGTGGTGCTTTAACTGAAGCTACAGCGTTGTCTGGCCTATTTATCAAAAAAGGTCCTGTCGTTCAGGTACGTGATAGCTATGGTCGTGTTAACGTAAATAGTGATACAGATGATATCTCAAGTTACGATGGGCCGTTAACAGTACTAACTAACCGTTATAGTGCTTCTGCTTCTGAAATATTTGCCGCTGCCATGCAAGATTATGGACGAGCAATTATTTTAGGTGAGCAGACCTTTGGTAAAGGTACCGTACAGCAACATCGTTCATTGAATCACATCTATGATCTGTTCGATAAAGAGTTAGGCTATGTTCAATACACAATTCAAAAATTCTACCGGATAGATGGTGGTAGTACCCAGAATAAAGGTGTTGTACCTGATATCTCATATCCTACGGCGATTGACCCAGAAGAGACTGGCGAAAGCGTAGAGGATAATGCCTTGCCGTGGGACAGTATTGACAGAGCAGCTTATGATGTATTGAAAGTGCGTGATGAACAAATTAACAAACTAGAACTACTTCATACACAGCGTATAAGTACGGATAGAGAGTTTGGTTTTATCGCAGAAGATATTGAGCAATATAAGCAAGAAAAAGACGACAACTCATTGTCATTAAATGAAAAAACTAGACAAGCAAAAATTGAAGATAGAGAAGCTAAAAGGCTAGCTCGTATCAACCAACGTCAAAAAGCGTTAGGCGAAAAAGAATTTGCCTCGCTGGATGACGTTGATAAAGATTATGAAGCACCAGACGCCTATTTAGATGAATCCGTCGCCATTATGGTTGATATGATTAAGGCTAAGTCATCTAGTTGA
- the proQ gene encoding RNA chaperone ProQ, which yields MENTEKLKNSKEVIAHIAECFPKCFTLEGEAKPLKIGIFQDLAERLSEDPKVSKTQLRAALRQYTSSWRYLHGIKPGATRVDLDGNACGELEEEHVEHAKKALAESKAKVQARRKEQAIKAREEGKANPKAAKPAQQRRAKPAKPQQKQNNKPAVPETRALNSDDMVVGKEVNVNMGKGNMAATIVELNKDDVRVRLTNGLQMVVKAEHLRA from the coding sequence ATGGAAAACACTGAAAAGTTAAAAAACAGCAAAGAAGTTATCGCACACATTGCTGAATGTTTCCCTAAATGCTTTACTCTAGAAGGTGAAGCTAAACCACTTAAGATCGGTATCTTTCAAGACCTTGCTGAGCGTCTGTCTGAAGATCCTAAAGTGAGTAAAACTCAATTACGTGCAGCATTAAGACAGTACACTTCATCATGGCGTTACCTCCACGGTATTAAACCAGGAGCGACTCGTGTTGATTTAGATGGCAATGCATGTGGTGAGTTAGAAGAAGAACATGTAGAGCACGCGAAGAAAGCTTTAGCGGAGAGCAAAGCTAAAGTTCAAGCTCGTCGCAAAGAGCAAGCAATTAAAGCTCGCGAAGAAGGCAAAGCCAATCCAAAGGCTGCTAAACCTGCACAGCAACGTCGTGCTAAACCAGCTAAGCCTCAGCAGAAACAAAATAATAAGCCTGCAGTTCCAGAAACACGTGCACTGAACTCTGACGACATGGTCGTTGGCAAAGAAGTAAATGTGAATATGGGTAAAGGAAACATGGCTGCAACGATAGTTGAACTTAATAAGGACGATGTGCGTGTTCGCCTAACCAATGGACTTCAAATGGTTGTTAAAGCGGAGCACTTACGCGCATAA
- a CDS encoding MlaD family protein, translating to MSNSDSTPTTYKPNVKRDFGISPLWILPIVTLALASWLVINAINDAGQRIQIYFSDAQGLIAGRTTIQYQGLEVGMVRDISLSSKLDNIYVDADIYPQATKLLGENTRFWLVKPTASISGISGLDALVSGNYIAIQPGEELNKDDDQEFPKKYTALNERPADFQAAQGLNITLRSQDLGSISIGSQIVYKKIPIGEVYSYKLDDEAKNVLIKAYIKNEFANLVTNKSRFWNVSGAGAQIGFHGVDVQFESLSALLTGAIAVDSPDGGEPVNEKSQFKLYPDLKTAGRGIPIKITLPDENKIGAGGAPIMYQGLEIGQITDLSLSEGRSSIIASAAIQPAFSDTLNGGTRFLLEEAKVSLAGVENLSNLVTGNYLTLIPGEGESTRNFTAVRKDDLLKEKQHSIAISLTADNSFGLDPGTAILYRGFAVGSIIETKLVNDQVIFNALIDSQYRDLIRSKNRFFVTGSATAELTESGLNVTVPPAKQLLTGSISFVSEGSDTVNSDYRLFANQSLAELASYNQSGTLKLTLFANELPSISKGSPLLYRNLQVGKVNDYSLTDGGVKIAIEIENRYKHLLTKSTVFWNRSGVEVDASLSGVTIKASPLITLLKGGIAFDNLVGVENKLGKYWHLYDDFTHARRFGKTVSLITSDKVTVSKGSKIKFQGVTVGEVELLSPDFDKKQTEIRTRIYPEYAEKIALKGSYFWLVSPEFGINGVENLDSLVSAYIAVLPGKGSKSTQFTLHSTSAETTGITFTLQSEHRNSVSIGTPILYRDMDVGKVTSIELGTFADRVVSTIEIDPEYAYLVRENSVFWNVSGVDISIGLSGAQIKAGTFDSLLKGGIAFATPDSSTILSAAKPEHSFILHSESQPEWREWRTAIPKPEK from the coding sequence ATGAGTAATTCAGATTCCACGCCAACAACGTACAAACCGAATGTTAAAAGAGACTTTGGTATATCACCGCTTTGGATCTTACCTATTGTCACTTTAGCGTTAGCTAGTTGGTTAGTAATAAACGCTATCAATGACGCTGGCCAACGAATCCAAATCTATTTTTCTGACGCTCAAGGATTAATTGCAGGCCGTACTACTATTCAATACCAAGGCCTTGAAGTGGGTATGGTCCGTGATATCTCACTTTCTTCAAAACTTGACAACATTTATGTTGATGCTGACATCTATCCTCAGGCAACCAAACTCTTGGGTGAAAACACTCGATTTTGGTTAGTGAAACCCACTGCCAGTATCTCCGGAATTTCAGGGTTAGATGCATTAGTATCAGGCAATTATATTGCCATCCAACCTGGGGAAGAGCTCAATAAAGATGACGATCAAGAATTTCCCAAAAAGTACACCGCGTTGAATGAACGACCAGCTGATTTCCAAGCAGCTCAAGGGCTTAACATTACACTTCGTTCACAAGATTTAGGTTCTATTTCTATTGGTTCTCAAATTGTCTACAAAAAAATTCCAATTGGTGAAGTGTATAGCTATAAACTTGATGACGAGGCCAAAAATGTATTAATAAAAGCTTATATTAAAAATGAGTTCGCCAATCTAGTTACCAATAAGAGTCGATTTTGGAATGTAAGTGGTGCCGGTGCTCAGATCGGATTTCACGGTGTTGATGTACAGTTTGAAAGTTTGAGTGCCCTATTAACAGGTGCTATTGCTGTAGACTCACCTGACGGTGGTGAACCAGTAAATGAAAAGTCACAATTTAAGCTATACCCAGACTTAAAAACCGCTGGCCGTGGTATTCCGATAAAGATAACACTGCCCGACGAAAACAAAATCGGTGCCGGTGGTGCGCCTATCATGTACCAAGGATTAGAGATCGGCCAAATTACTGATCTATCTCTCAGTGAAGGACGTTCTAGCATTATAGCATCAGCTGCAATCCAACCGGCTTTCAGCGACACATTAAACGGTGGGACGCGTTTTTTATTAGAGGAAGCCAAAGTTTCGTTAGCTGGCGTGGAAAACTTATCCAATTTAGTCACTGGCAATTACTTAACTCTCATTCCTGGAGAAGGTGAAAGCACGCGTAATTTTACCGCCGTACGCAAAGATGATTTACTAAAAGAGAAACAGCACTCAATCGCTATTTCATTAACTGCCGATAACTCCTTTGGCCTTGACCCTGGGACAGCGATTCTTTACAGAGGCTTTGCTGTTGGATCTATTATTGAAACTAAGTTAGTCAACGATCAGGTTATATTTAATGCATTAATCGATAGTCAATATCGCGATTTAATCAGGTCTAAAAATCGATTTTTCGTTACTGGAAGCGCAACTGCCGAGCTAACCGAATCAGGACTAAATGTTACCGTTCCTCCCGCGAAACAACTTCTAACCGGTTCAATTAGTTTTGTAAGTGAAGGAAGCGATACCGTTAATAGTGATTATCGCTTATTTGCCAATCAATCCTTAGCCGAACTCGCCAGTTATAACCAATCTGGAACATTAAAATTAACTCTGTTTGCTAATGAGCTCCCCTCTATATCAAAAGGTAGCCCGTTACTTTATCGAAATTTACAGGTCGGCAAAGTAAACGACTATTCCCTAACCGATGGTGGCGTTAAGATAGCGATAGAAATTGAAAACCGCTATAAACACTTATTAACAAAAAGCACCGTGTTTTGGAACCGATCAGGTGTAGAGGTTGATGCGAGTTTAAGCGGGGTTACTATTAAAGCATCACCGTTGATAACATTACTAAAAGGCGGTATCGCATTTGATAATTTAGTTGGTGTTGAAAACAAATTAGGTAAATACTGGCATCTTTACGACGACTTTACCCATGCTCGCCGGTTTGGAAAAACAGTTTCATTAATAACCAGCGATAAAGTCACTGTAAGTAAGGGTTCCAAAATTAAATTTCAGGGTGTAACCGTTGGAGAAGTTGAGTTATTAAGCCCTGATTTCGATAAAAAACAAACCGAAATACGAACACGAATTTACCCAGAATATGCAGAAAAAATCGCATTAAAAGGGAGTTATTTTTGGCTTGTCTCACCAGAGTTCGGAATTAATGGTGTTGAGAACCTCGATAGCCTTGTTAGTGCATACATTGCCGTCTTACCAGGCAAAGGAAGCAAAAGTACTCAGTTTACTTTGCATTCTACGTCAGCAGAAACAACGGGTATCACTTTTACCCTGCAAAGTGAACATCGCAACTCGGTAAGTATTGGCACCCCTATTCTCTATAGAGATATGGACGTTGGTAAAGTGACTAGCATTGAACTGGGTACTTTTGCAGATCGAGTGGTCTCTACCATTGAAATAGACCCTGAATATGCCTATTTAGTTAGAGAGAATAGCGTCTTTTGGAATGTATCTGGTGTAGATATATCAATAGGCTTATCAGGTGCTCAAATTAAAGCAGGTACATTTGATAGCTTGCTAAAAGGGGGCATCGCGTTTGCAACACCAGACAGCAGCACTATTTTGTCTGCTGCGAAACCTGAACACTCTTTTATACTGCACTCAGAATCACAACCTGAGTGGCGCGAGTGGCGAACTGCAATCCCTAAACCTGAGAAATAA
- the rsmF gene encoding 16S rRNA (cytosine(1407)-C(5))-methyltransferase RsmF — MHANVKLPKEFLTQIESIMPSHLNMDDFVAACKRPLRRSIRVNTLKISVDAFLSRAESKGWKLIPVPWCETGFWIEREETDKMPLGNTSEHMSGLFYIQEASSMMPVTALLKDQQSPLATVLDVAAAPGSKTTQIAASMCNDGALVANEFSASRIKGLYSNIQRCGVRNVALTNFDGRVFGGWLPEQFDAILLDAPCSGEGTIRKDADAMNNWSMASVNEIAVTQKDLIESAFHALKPGGVLVYSTCTLNLEENQQVCHHLLEAFPGKIAFEPLNDLFPNADKAITEDGFLHIYPQIFDSEGFFVARLRKLGSVDAPVVKKRLGKFPFTKANKKTSDSVTDSLKNTLQITLPTSGQIWTRDKEVWFFPIALEPMIGKLRFDRMGIKLAEAHKKGYRWQHEAVMALATGSESITVSLSIEEAREWYMGRDIRPNNISGSGEVIVKYNGDVIGLGKWVGNRIKNGLPRELVRDGNLF, encoded by the coding sequence GTGCACGCCAATGTCAAACTGCCCAAAGAGTTTTTAACTCAAATCGAATCTATCATGCCTTCGCACCTTAATATGGACGATTTTGTTGCAGCGTGTAAACGGCCTTTACGTAGAAGCATACGCGTAAATACGCTAAAAATTTCTGTCGATGCATTTTTGTCACGTGCCGAGAGTAAAGGATGGAAACTTATACCCGTACCTTGGTGTGAAACGGGTTTTTGGATAGAAAGGGAAGAAACGGACAAAATGCCACTTGGCAATACCTCTGAGCATATGTCTGGGCTTTTTTATATACAAGAAGCCAGTTCAATGATGCCAGTCACCGCATTACTAAAAGATCAACAGAGCCCCTTAGCCACAGTGTTAGATGTTGCTGCTGCGCCCGGTTCTAAAACAACGCAGATAGCGGCTTCTATGTGCAACGATGGTGCTTTAGTTGCAAATGAATTCTCAGCCAGCCGCATAAAAGGTTTGTACTCAAACATACAACGTTGTGGCGTAAGAAACGTTGCTCTAACAAACTTTGACGGTCGTGTTTTTGGTGGGTGGTTACCCGAACAATTTGATGCTATTTTGTTAGATGCTCCCTGCTCCGGTGAAGGCACAATTCGTAAAGATGCCGATGCGATGAACAATTGGAGTATGGCATCAGTAAATGAAATTGCCGTTACTCAAAAAGATCTAATAGAAAGTGCTTTTCATGCACTTAAACCCGGCGGCGTTCTTGTTTATTCTACCTGCACACTTAACCTAGAAGAAAATCAGCAAGTCTGCCACCACCTACTTGAAGCCTTCCCAGGGAAAATCGCATTTGAGCCACTGAATGATTTGTTTCCTAATGCAGATAAAGCCATCACAGAAGACGGCTTCTTACATATTTACCCACAAATATTTGATAGCGAAGGTTTTTTTGTTGCGAGATTGCGCAAGCTAGGGTCTGTTGATGCCCCTGTCGTTAAAAAACGCTTGGGTAAGTTTCCATTTACTAAAGCGAACAAAAAGACAAGTGACAGCGTCACTGATTCATTAAAAAATACGCTTCAAATTACGCTGCCTACTAGTGGACAAATTTGGACTCGTGACAAAGAAGTATGGTTTTTCCCAATCGCATTGGAACCAATGATAGGAAAATTACGCTTTGACCGCATGGGGATAAAACTAGCAGAAGCACACAAAAAAGGGTATCGCTGGCAGCATGAAGCCGTTATGGCTTTAGCAACAGGGAGTGAGTCCATAACCGTGTCTCTCTCCATCGAAGAGGCGAGAGAATGGTATATGGGTAGAGATATCCGCCCTAACAACATAAGTGGTTCAGGTGAAGTCATTGTTAAGTATAACGGTGATGTTATCGGTCTAGGTAAATGGGTAGGAAATAGAATTAAAAATGGTTTACCAAGAGAGTTAGTTCGAGATGGTAACCTGTTTTAA
- a CDS encoding PaaI family thioesterase gives MLSPLAKANLYLNIFAFTKVPLIWICRPKILEMDSEKVIVKIPLRRKTKNHLNSMYFGVLAVGADVAGGFLAMSKAQECGRKISLAFKEVDGQFLKRPESDVIFTCEDGKLIDDMLDEAISTGERINKAVKIVATCPSKMGNEPMANFNLTLSIKVVG, from the coding sequence ATGTTATCTCCTCTAGCGAAAGCAAATCTCTATCTCAATATATTCGCCTTCACCAAAGTTCCACTTATTTGGATATGCAGACCGAAAATACTAGAAATGGACAGTGAAAAAGTCATTGTTAAAATCCCCCTAAGACGAAAAACTAAGAATCACTTAAATAGCATGTATTTTGGTGTATTAGCTGTAGGTGCGGATGTGGCTGGTGGCTTCTTGGCAATGAGTAAAGCTCAGGAATGTGGACGAAAAATTTCGCTCGCTTTTAAAGAGGTTGATGGGCAGTTTTTGAAGCGACCTGAATCTGACGTTATATTTACCTGTGAAGATGGAAAACTAATAGACGACATGTTAGATGAGGCAATTAGTACGGGAGAACGTATCAACAAAGCGGTAAAAATTGTTGCCACTTGTCCGTCTAAAATGGGTAATGAGCCAATGGCGAATTTTAATCTTACATTATCCATAAAGGTTGTTGGCTAA